The candidate division KSB1 bacterium genome segment TCACCCCTGACGGGGTTGGGCCGTTCGCTATCACGTCAGGGCAAGTGGCTCTCAGCAGAGAAGGCACGGAACTGATTTTGCGATTCTTTTCATTTTGTTGTCGCAAAATGTACGCAAAATTCGGATGATCCCAAAAAATCTGCAGGCAGCCGGAGAAGATTGCGAGGGTGAGTCCACGTATCTTCCGGCCGGCCCTTGCCGGCAGCGCGCACCCGCGCGATGACACTTTTTTATTACGGGAGACAATTATGGCCATGGCTTCACGGATGAGAAGCGACAAGACCTTCGTGCAGGAACGCATTCAAAACAGCATTGCGGTCAAGACCAAATTGATGGAACAGCAGGCGGCGGAGATCCTGTCGGTCGGGCACAAATTGGTCAACATTTTACGTGGCGGCGGCAAGATCCTCTTTTGCGGCAATGGCGGCAGTGCCGCGGATGCCCAGCATCTCGCGGCGGAGTTGGTGTGCAAGCTGCGCAACGACCGGCCGCCGCTGGCCGGGCTGGCGCTCACCACCGACACCTCGACGCTCACCGCCACCAGCAACGATTTTTCGTTCCGCGATGTCTATGCCCGGCAGGTCATTGCGCTGGGCGCCAGTGGCGATGCCCTGATCGGCATCAGCACCTCGGGCAACTCCGCCAATGTGCTGGCGGCGGTGGAGGCGGCGCGCCAGAAGAATGTGCTCACCATCGGCCTGCTCGGCCAGGACGGCGGCGCCATCGCCAGTGCGGTGGACCATGTCGTGATCGTGCCGGACAACGACACCCAGCGCATCCAGGAGTGTCACATTTTGGTGGGCCACATCTGGATGGAAATGGTGGAGCACGAACTCTTTGGGTGAGCCGACCCGACAGGCCGCGTTCGTTTTTCTCGATCGCGATGGCACGCTGATCGAGGAAAAAAACTATCTTCGCCGGCTGGAGGACATCGCCTTCCTGCCGGGCAGCGAGGCCGCGGTGGCGCGCCTGCAGCGTGCCGGCCTGCGCGTCGTCGTGATCAGCAATCAATCCGGCGTGGCGCGCGGCTACTTCAGTGCGGCGTTCGTGCAGGAGACCCATCGCGCGCTGCAACAGCATCTCGCGCGCCACGGCGCGTGGATCGACGGTTTCTACTTTTGCCCGCATGCGCCGGAGGCGAACTGTCATTGCCGCAAGCCGCGCCCTGGCATGCTGGAACAGGCCAGCCGCGATTTTGCCTGTGAGCTCACCGGCTTCATGGTGGGCGACCGCGCCAGTGACATTGAAACCGGCCGCAACGCCGGTTTGCGCACCGTGCTGGTGCGTACCGGCTATGGTGAAGAGACCGCCCGCCGCGGCGAATGCCAGCCCGATTTCATCGCGGACGATCTCGCCGCCGCCGTCGATTGGATTTTGCCGCAAGTCGCATAGAAAAAAACGGAGATCACCTCTCCGCTTCCACCCATAGAAGAAGCCCTCAACGAATGATTCGGCGAGGGCTTTTTCTTTGGCTGCCGGAGTTGCTTCTCCGCCACTTTTTTGCTATGCTTGCGCCAGCCGCAACAAAACCACGGAGGAAGAATGCGCAAGCTCACCGCCGTTTTCCCCCTGCTTTTGCTCGGCCTGTGCAGCGCCGGGCGCACGGGCGCACAGCCGGCCGCGCTCATGGCCGACAGCCTCCATGCCCACCTGCATCATCTTGCCGTGACCATCGGCCCGCGGCCCATGGGTTCGGCCAATGAACGCAGCGCGCTGCTGTGGGTGGTGCAGCGGTTTGCCGCCTGGGGCGCCGACACGGCTTATGTTATGCCGGTGCCGTTCAGCGAACGCGTCAACACCAGCTCGGGCGTGGCGGTGGGCGTGTTTCGCGGCCGCAGTGACAGTCTGATCGTCGTCGGCAGCCACATCGATTCCGACACGCGGGAAAATCCGGGCGCCAATGACAATGCCTCCGGCACGGCAGTGATGCTGGAGCTGGCGCGTGTATGGCGCCATGCCGGGCGGCGCTACACCCTGCTGTTCGCCGCGTTCGGCGGCGAAGAGGGCAACCTGGCCGGCTCGCGCTGGTTTGTCGATCATTTCCCTGAAATCCACCGCGTGGCGCTCATGCTGCAGATCGACATGGCAGGCAGCGACGGCCCGCTCCTCCCCTTCATCGACACGCGCGACCATCAGACACCGGCCTGGCTGGTCAAGGATGCCTTCGCGATCGATCGCAGCCTGGGCTACAACAGCCTGAAATACCCCACGCAGTTTTTCACCCTCAATCAGGTGCTCGGTGGCGCCAGCTCGGATCACGAGCCTTTTCTCCGCCGTGGCATTCCCGCGATTGACTTTACCGCCGGCGTCGGCACCTCACCCATTCACACTCCCAACGATCGCATTGAATTCATCAGCCGGGCGGCATTGGAACGCAGTGCGCGTCTGGTCGATGGCCTGCTGCACAAGTATCAGACGCAGGGCATTCCCGGCAGCCGCACCGGCAACTACATGCTCTGGCAACTGTCCGGCGGGGTGTTGTTCGTGCCGACCTGGGCCATTGCGGCCGTGGACGTGCTGGCGCTTCTGCTCGGTGTGGCGGCCTTCACACACGGTCGCGCCCGGCGGTTGCAAAGCGACACGGTGCCGCGCGGGTATTTCTCCGGCGCCAAGGTGTTTCTGCTGCTGTTCGTCATTGCGATTTTTACCCAGCTCGGGGAAGCGGCGATGCAGTTGCTCAAGGGTTTGCGCTATCCCTGGTTCGTGCACATTGATGAGTATCTCACCTTCGCGGCGCTGTTTGCCCTCGCCGGTTTTTGGCTGGCGCTGTGGCTCAGTCGCAACTGGCGCTTCAGCCCCGATCCTTATTTTTATCTCAAACGGGGTCTGCTGCCACTCTGGCTGCTGGTGATCCTGGCCTGGCTGGTCAGCCCGCGTCTGGCCCTTTATCCGGCACTCACGCTGCTGTGTTTCAGTTTGGCGGTTTTGCTGCCGGGGACGTTGTTGAAACTCCTGTGTGCCCTCGCCGCGCCGCTTCCCATGTTCGCGTTGATGTTTTTCGAATTGTTCGCCTTCGGTGCGCGTGCCATGCCACGCCTGCTGGCGCAGGCTCACGGTTTCACGCCGTCACTGATCTACAGCACCGTGCTCACCCTGTTGCTCGTCATTTGGTACCTGCCCTCCTGCTGTCTGTTCGCCTACACCTTCGCACACGGTTACCGGCACTTGTCCTGGCTGCGCCTTTTGCGGCGGCCGCTGGTTGGGCTGTTGCTTTTGCTCGCGGTCTTTGCCTATGGCGGATATCTGTATGCCTTCCCCGCCTACAACGAGCGCTGGCGCGCATTGCTGCGGGTGACGGCGCGGTATGATCAAAACACTCAGGACAGCCGCCTGCGACTGCTGGGCGATGAGTATTTTCGCGGGGTGACAGTGAAGGCGGGTGAGCTGTCGCTCAACTATGATGAGGCGATTCATCACGCCGACCTGGCGGTGCCGTTTCGCGCCGATTGGCTGTCGGCCGCGGGCAGTCAAACCAGGGATGCTCGCGATTCGACCCTGGTGCGGGTTGACTGGCAGCTCACCAGCGCCCGGCCCTGGAACGAAGTCCGGATGCAGGTGCAGAGCGACACGCTGATGCTCTCCGTGAGGGACACCCCGCTGAAATACAGCAAAAGCCGCCGTGATGGTGCTGAATCTTTTCTCTTTCGCTGGTATGCCGACCCGGACGATACCCTGCGCGTGCAGGCGAGTTTCCAGCTTGCACCGGGCAGCCGGCTGATTCGGCAGGTGACGGCACTCTATGTCGAACCGCCGTTGCCGCTCACGGTTACGGCAAAACATGCCGACGTGATCTATCGCACCGAAGTCATCCGCCGGGACACGCTGACGGCCGTGCCGCCGGCTGATGCCGGAGGGTGAGTGCCGCGCGCCCCGGGGCTGCGTTTTCATCCCCCGCGAGGCATGCCGCCCGAGTTCGCATGAAAGGGCTGCGCGGGAGACATGGCGGTTTGTACAGCCGCTGCCCGCGCCATTGCCACCAGTTCCCAGTACGGCGGGCGATAGCCGTGCTGCTGCACAAACTGCTCCGCCTGCTGCAGCACCCTGGCCTTGAGGGCCAGATGCCGCTGGTTGAATTGCCGGTGCCGCAGCGCGGCCGCGGCACTCATACCCTCGGGCACCGGCCCGATTTGACCCAGGGCATTGCAAAGCAGGCTGTATCCTTTCAGGATACGCGCCAGCGGCAGCAGGTACCACGCATAATTGAGACGGTCGCCCGCCTCCGCTTTTTCCAGCATGGCGTCGGTCACGGCGTTGTCAATGTGATCATGATACAACGTTTCCGGATCACGCCATTCCGCCACCACGCGCAGTTGCGGATCATATTCGAGATCCGCGGGCTCCTGGGTTTGAAAATGCCGCACCCCAAAAGCCGCCAGCCACACACCCACGCCCGGTGAGGAGATGTGGGAAATACCCATCCACAACTGGATGCCGCATTGGCGATACGCCCGGGAGGCTACTTCCGAGCAGAAGAGTTTGCCGGGATCCTCATAATCCATTTCAAAATCATAGGGAATGTGCTGCGTCTTTGCCCGCGCCAGCGCGGTGCCC includes the following:
- a CDS encoding SIS domain-containing protein, whose translation is MASRMRSDKTFVQERIQNSIAVKTKLMEQQAAEILSVGHKLVNILRGGGKILFCGNGGSAADAQHLAAELVCKLRNDRPPLAGLALTTDTSTLTATSNDFSFRDVYARQVIALGASGDALIGISTSGNSANVLAAVEAARQKNVLTIGLLGQDGGAIASAVDHVVIVPDNDTQRIQECHILVGHIWMEMVEHELFG
- a CDS encoding HAD-IIIA family hydrolase, translating into MGEPTRQAAFVFLDRDGTLIEEKNYLRRLEDIAFLPGSEAAVARLQRAGLRVVVISNQSGVARGYFSAAFVQETHRALQQHLARHGAWIDGFYFCPHAPEANCHCRKPRPGMLEQASRDFACELTGFMVGDRASDIETGRNAGLRTVLVRTGYGEETARRGECQPDFIADDLAAAVDWILPQVA
- a CDS encoding M28 family metallopeptidase gives rise to the protein MRKLTAVFPLLLLGLCSAGRTGAQPAALMADSLHAHLHHLAVTIGPRPMGSANERSALLWVVQRFAAWGADTAYVMPVPFSERVNTSSGVAVGVFRGRSDSLIVVGSHIDSDTRENPGANDNASGTAVMLELARVWRHAGRRYTLLFAAFGGEEGNLAGSRWFVDHFPEIHRVALMLQIDMAGSDGPLLPFIDTRDHQTPAWLVKDAFAIDRSLGYNSLKYPTQFFTLNQVLGGASSDHEPFLRRGIPAIDFTAGVGTSPIHTPNDRIEFISRAALERSARLVDGLLHKYQTQGIPGSRTGNYMLWQLSGGVLFVPTWAIAAVDVLALLLGVAAFTHGRARRLQSDTVPRGYFSGAKVFLLLFVIAIFTQLGEAAMQLLKGLRYPWFVHIDEYLTFAALFALAGFWLALWLSRNWRFSPDPYFYLKRGLLPLWLLVILAWLVSPRLALYPALTLLCFSLAVLLPGTLLKLLCALAAPLPMFALMFFELFAFGARAMPRLLAQAHGFTPSLIYSTVLTLLLVIWYLPSCCLFAYTFAHGYRHLSWLRLLRRPLVGLLLLLAVFAYGGYLYAFPAYNERWRALLRVTARYDQNTQDSRLRLLGDEYFRGVTVKAGELSLNYDEAIHHADLAVPFRADWLSAAGSQTRDARDSTLVRVDWQLTSARPWNEVRMQVQSDTLMLSVRDTPLKYSKSRRDGAESFLFRWYADPDDTLRVQASFQLAPGSRLIRQVTALYVEPPLPLTVTAKHADVIYRTEVIRRDTLTAVPPADAGG